The Streptomyces halobius genomic interval CACCGCGCTCTCGCTGCTCACCGCGCCCAGGAGCCACACCCCGCCGCCGGAGCGGCGCGCCGCGACCGCCCCGGCTTCGCCGCGCGCCCCCGCCTCCCCCGGCACCCAGGTCGACTACCGCGATCCGGCTTCACCACAGGGCACCAGGGCCCCGACGGGGCGTCACCCGGGCACGCCCGCCCCGGAGTCCCCGTCCGGACCGCAACCGACCCTGCCCCCGGATGCCAGCCTCACCCCGGCCCTCCCGTGAGCCACCAGTACGCAGCAGCCAGTCGGCAGCAACCAGTCAGCGGCAGCCGGTGCCCGTATCCAGTCCGCCCCGTATCACGCCCGCGGGCCCGTACCCCTCGGGGTACGGGCCCGCGGCCGGTTCACCGGACGGATCCGGTGGAGCCGGACGGCGTGCTCAGCCGTTGAGGATCTCGCGCGCGAGGACGGCGGTCTCCGACGGGGTCTTGCCGACCTTGACGCCGGCGGCCTCCAGGGCCTCCTTCTTCGCCTGGGCGGTGCCGGAGGAGCCGGAGACGATGGCGCCGGCGTGGCCCATGGTCTTGCCCTCGGGGGCGGTGAAGCCCGCGACGTAGCCGACGACCGGCTTGCTGACGTTGGCCTTGATGAAGTCCGCCGCGCGCTCCTCGGCGTCACCGCCGATCTCGCCGATCATCACGATCAGGTCGGTGTCGGGGTCGTCCTGGAACGCCTTCAGCGCGTCGATGTGCGTGGTGCCGATGACCGGGTCGCCACCGATGCCGACGGCGGAGGAGAAGCCGATGTCACGCAGCTCGTACATCATCTGGTACGTGAGCGTGCCGGACTTGGAGACCAGGCCGATGCGGCCGGGCTTGGTGATGTCGCCCGGGATGATGCCGGCGTTGGACTGACCGGGGGTGATCAGGCCGGGGCAGTTCGGACCGATGATCCGGGTCTTGTTGCCCTTGGCCTTCGCGTACGCCCAGAAGGCGGCGGAGTCGTGCACCGCGATGCCCTCGGTGATGACGACCGCGAGGGGGATCTCCGCGTCGATGGCCTCGACGACGGCGGCCTTGGCGAAGGCCGGCGGCACGAAGAGGACGGAAACGTTGGCGCCGGTCTCCCGCATCGCCTCGGCGACCGAGCCGAGGACGGGGACCTGGGTGCCGTCGAAGTCGACGGACGTGCCGGCCTTGCGCGGGTTCACACCGCCGACGATGTTGGTGCCGTCACCGAGCATGAGGCGGGTGTGCTTCATGCCGGTGGCGCCGGTCATGCCCTGGACGATGACCTTGGAGTCCTTGTCGAGGAAGATAGCCATGGTGTGTCTGTGACCTCGTCCCTTTACTTCGCAGCCGCGAGCTCGGCGGCCTTGTCGGCCGCACCGTCCATGGTGTCCACGCGCTGCACCAGCGGGTGGTTGGCGTCGCTCAGGATCTGGCGACCCAGCTCCGCGTTGTTGCCGTCCAGGCGCACGACCAGCGGCTTGGTGACGTCCTCGCCCTTCTCCTTGAGCAGGGCCAGGGCCTGCACGATGCCCTTGGCGACCTCGTCGCAGGCGGTGATGCCGCCGAAGACGTTGACGAAGACCGACTTGACGTCGGAGTCGCCGAGGATGATCTCCAGCCCGTTGGCCATCACCTCGGCGGAGGCGCCGCCGCCGATGTCGAGGAAGTTGGCGGGCTTGACGCCCGCGTGCTTCTCACCGGCGTAGGCGACGACGTCGAGGGTGGACATGACCAGGCCCGCGCCGTTGCCGATGATGCCGACCTGGCCGTCGAGCTTGACGTAGTTGAGGCCCTTGGCCTTGGCCGCGGCCTCCAGCGGGTTGGCCGCTGCCTTGTCCTCAAGGGCCTCGTGCTCCGGCTGGCGGAACTCGGCGTTGGCGTCCAGGGACACCTTGCCGTCGAGGGCGAGGACGTCACCGCTGGCGACCTTGGCGAGCGGGTTGACCTCGACGAGGAGCGCGTCCTCCTTGATGAAGGTCTCCCACAGGGTGACCAGGATGTCGGCGATCTTGCCGGCGACCTCGGTCGGGAACTTCGCGGCCTCGACGATCTCCTGGGCCTTTTCGCGGGTCACCCCCTCGTTGGGGTCGATCGGGGTCTTGGCGACGGCCTCCGGGCGGGTGGCCGCCACCTCCTCGATCTCCACGCCGCCCTCGACGGAGGCGATGGAGAGGAAGGTGCGGTTGGTGCGGTCGAGGAGGAAGGAGACGTAGTACTCCTCCGCGATCTCCGGGGCCATCTCGGCGAGCATCACCTTGTGGACCGTGTGGCCCTTGATGTCCATGCCGAGGATCTGGCCGGCCTTCTCGACCGCGTCGGCCGGGCTGTCGGCCAGCTTCACACCACCGGCCTTGCCGCGGCCACCGGTCTTGACCTGCGCCTTGACGACGGACTTGCCGCCGAGACGCTCGGTCACCTCGCGCGCCGCCTCAGGCGTGTCGATGACTTCACCGGCCAGCACCGGTACACCGTGCTTGGCGAAGAGGTCCCTCGCCTGGTACTCGAACAGGTCCACGCGCGTCCGTCCCTTGTCTCTCAGAATCGCCGTAGTGATCGCGGTTCGTTCTCTGCGATGGGCGTGCCGCGAAGGGCAACGTGACGGCGCGGTCACAGGGGAGGCGTAGCACGGAGTCCGGATACGCGGCATGTCCGTCCGGCAGGTTATCGCCGCAGCACCGAGGTCCCTAAATCACAGATCACACTCCGGCGGTGATTACGGTCACAGATTTTTTCCGCCATCTTCCGGGGCGGTCCGCCGGGGAATCCGGATCGGCACGCCGTTCACTTCCGCGCCGGACGGTCGTCGATCAGTGCTTGGCCGGAAGTCGACGGCGGCTTTTATCGGCCCGTCGTCGCAGGGGTGCCCCGGCGTGCGGCGCGCCCCTCGGCACCTCTCGCCCCCTCCGCGCAGGGTGCCCTGAAAGACCCTTGTTCCCTCAACTTCCTTGAGCGAAGACTGCGTTGAGCGCTTACGCATCAGGAGTCCCAAGCTTCGGGCTTGGTCCCGTGCAGATCGGTCGGCAGATCGTTCCGCGCCGGGTGCAGACGGGGGAACTTGATGGACAGTGGGGGGATACGCGACCGCGGGCAGGGGGCGGTCGTGGGTTTTCCGCACCCCGCCGCCTCTCCCCCTTCTTCCCGCCGCCCCTCCCGGCCTTCTCGATTTCTTGGTGTCCTCACACTCGATGCCTGAAGGGGATTGGAGGGGGAATGCCGACGCATACGACCTATCCCGGTGTCTATGTCGAAGAGCTTCCCAGCAGCATCCGCAGCGTCACCACCGTTACGACATCCGTGACCGCGTTCGTCGGCCACACCCGGCACGGCCCGCTCAACCAGCCGGTACGGATCACCAGCTTCGCCGACTTCGAGCGCCGCTTCGGCGGCCTGACCTCGCAGAGCCCGGTCGGCTACGCCGTCCACCAGTTCTTCGGCAACGGCGCACCGTCGCGGTGATCGTCCGGGTCGCCAAGGCCGGCAGCGGCGAGGACGGCGATCCGCCGGGCCCGCCCGCGGACCCTTGCGCTTGCCGGACTTGGAGTCCTCATGCGCCTTCCACGCCACATCCAGGTCCCCCAGGGTCTGCTGCATCACACCGACCGGCGCATCCGACAGGAACACCCGCTCTGGGGTCCTCTTCGCGACAGTGATCAGCATCTTGCCCAGCTCGGCGTGCTTCGGGACGACTGATACGGCCCCTCAGCAAGACGCGCCTTCGGATTTCCCAGCAGCTTGTTCGACACTTCGCGCGGCTTCTGAACCGCCAAGGCATCGTTCCGGACCACGCGC includes:
- a CDS encoding helix-turn-helix domain-containing protein codes for the protein MGRVSVVIVQLRYQYRVTLTPGQRICAARVFGCRRVVRNDALAVQKPREVSNKLLGNPKARLAEGPYQSSRSTPSWARC
- the sucC gene encoding ADP-forming succinate--CoA ligase subunit beta, with the protein product MDLFEYQARDLFAKHGVPVLAGEVIDTPEAAREVTERLGGKSVVKAQVKTGGRGKAGGVKLADSPADAVEKAGQILGMDIKGHTVHKVMLAEMAPEIAEEYYVSFLLDRTNRTFLSIASVEGGVEIEEVAATRPEAVAKTPIDPNEGVTREKAQEIVEAAKFPTEVAGKIADILVTLWETFIKEDALLVEVNPLAKVASGDVLALDGKVSLDANAEFRQPEHEALEDKAAANPLEAAAKAKGLNYVKLDGQVGIIGNGAGLVMSTLDVVAYAGEKHAGVKPANFLDIGGGASAEVMANGLEIILGDSDVKSVFVNVFGGITACDEVAKGIVQALALLKEKGEDVTKPLVVRLDGNNAELGRQILSDANHPLVQRVDTMDGAADKAAELAAAK
- the sucD gene encoding succinate--CoA ligase subunit alpha, whose amino-acid sequence is MAIFLDKDSKVIVQGMTGATGMKHTRLMLGDGTNIVGGVNPRKAGTSVDFDGTQVPVLGSVAEAMRETGANVSVLFVPPAFAKAAVVEAIDAEIPLAVVITEGIAVHDSAAFWAYAKAKGNKTRIIGPNCPGLITPGQSNAGIIPGDITKPGRIGLVSKSGTLTYQMMYELRDIGFSSAVGIGGDPVIGTTHIDALKAFQDDPDTDLIVMIGEIGGDAEERAADFIKANVSKPVVGYVAGFTAPEGKTMGHAGAIVSGSSGTAQAKKEALEAAGVKVGKTPSETAVLAREILNG